A window of Rhododendron vialii isolate Sample 1 chromosome 13a, ASM3025357v1 contains these coding sequences:
- the LOC131312399 gene encoding alpha N-terminal protein methyltransferase 1 isoform X2, whose protein sequence is MEAGGLDSDGRQFNNAEEMWREEVGDHPKKSEWYHKGVGYWEGVEASVDGVLGGYGHVNEPDIKSSEAFLNTLLVDRFPSGEGNRHLVALDCGAGIGRVTKNLLIRYFNEVDLLEPVSHFLEAARENLSPDNLIVLDSHKASNFYCVPLQEFTPDAGRYDVIWVQWCIGHLTDDDFVSFFKRAKDGLKPAGLFVLKENIARTGFVLDKEDRSVTRSDLYFKELFDRCGLHIYKSKDQKGFPEELFQVKIYALTPDLPKKVNRTRPKAQTNRPGIIR, encoded by the exons ATGGAGGCCGGTGGGTTAGATTCTGATGGCCGGCAATTCAACAACGCGGAGGAGATGTGGAGGGAAGAGGTTGGAGACCACCCCAAGAAGTCCGAATGGTACCATAAAGGCGTTGGTTACTGGGAA GGTGTGGAGGCATCAGTGGATGGAGTATTGGGTGGATATGGGCATGTCAATGAACCAGATATTAAGTCTAGTGAAGCATTTCTCAATACCCTTTTGGTTGATCGATTCCCAAGTGGTGAAGGAAACCGGCATCTTGTTGCATTAG ATTGTGGTGCTGGCATTGGGAGGGTCACCAAGAACCTTTTGATAAGATACTTTAACGAG GTTGATCTTCTTGAGCCTGTATCACATTTCCTGGAAGCTGCCCGTGAAAATTTGTCTCCTGACAACCTCATTGTATTAGACTCCCACAAGGCCTCCAATTTTTATTGTGTCCCTCTTCAG GAATTCACTCCAGATGCTGGAAGATATGATGTTATATGGGTTCAGTGGTGTATCGGGCATCTCACTGATGATgattttgtgtcattttttaaacgAGCAAAG GATGGCCTGAAACCTGCTGGACTCTTTGTGCTGAAGGAGAACATTGCAAGAACAG GATTTGTATTGGATAAAGAAGACCGAAGCGTTACTAGGTCAGACTTGTACTTCAAGGAGCTCTTTGATCGTTGTGGATTGCATATTTACAAATCAAAG GATCAGAAGGGATTTCCTGAGGAATTATTTCAAGTGAAGATATATGCATTAACTCCTGATCTGCCAAAGAAGGTAAATCGGACTAGACCTAAAGCGCAAACCAATAGACCGGGCATCATCAGGTGA
- the LOC131312399 gene encoding alpha N-terminal protein methyltransferase 1 isoform X1 gives MILLRLWPSECELGLVRLFRGNHKGSRRETNPLRVRVNMEAGGLDSDGRQFNNAEEMWREEVGDHPKKSEWYHKGVGYWEGVEASVDGVLGGYGHVNEPDIKSSEAFLNTLLVDRFPSGEGNRHLVALDCGAGIGRVTKNLLIRYFNEVDLLEPVSHFLEAARENLSPDNLIVLDSHKASNFYCVPLQEFTPDAGRYDVIWVQWCIGHLTDDDFVSFFKRAKDGLKPAGLFVLKENIARTGFVLDKEDRSVTRSDLYFKELFDRCGLHIYKSKDQKGFPEELFQVKIYALTPDLPKKVNRTRPKAQTNRPGIIR, from the exons ATGATTCTCCTCCGTCTCTGGCCGAGTGAGTGTGAATTGGGTCTCGTTCGTCTCTTcag AGGAAATCACAAGGGTTCCCGGCGGGAGACAAACCCACTTAGAGTGAGAGTCAATATGGAGGCCGGTGGGTTAGATTCTGATGGCCGGCAATTCAACAACGCGGAGGAGATGTGGAGGGAAGAGGTTGGAGACCACCCCAAGAAGTCCGAATGGTACCATAAAGGCGTTGGTTACTGGGAA GGTGTGGAGGCATCAGTGGATGGAGTATTGGGTGGATATGGGCATGTCAATGAACCAGATATTAAGTCTAGTGAAGCATTTCTCAATACCCTTTTGGTTGATCGATTCCCAAGTGGTGAAGGAAACCGGCATCTTGTTGCATTAG ATTGTGGTGCTGGCATTGGGAGGGTCACCAAGAACCTTTTGATAAGATACTTTAACGAG GTTGATCTTCTTGAGCCTGTATCACATTTCCTGGAAGCTGCCCGTGAAAATTTGTCTCCTGACAACCTCATTGTATTAGACTCCCACAAGGCCTCCAATTTTTATTGTGTCCCTCTTCAG GAATTCACTCCAGATGCTGGAAGATATGATGTTATATGGGTTCAGTGGTGTATCGGGCATCTCACTGATGATgattttgtgtcattttttaaacgAGCAAAG GATGGCCTGAAACCTGCTGGACTCTTTGTGCTGAAGGAGAACATTGCAAGAACAG GATTTGTATTGGATAAAGAAGACCGAAGCGTTACTAGGTCAGACTTGTACTTCAAGGAGCTCTTTGATCGTTGTGGATTGCATATTTACAAATCAAAG GATCAGAAGGGATTTCCTGAGGAATTATTTCAAGTGAAGATATATGCATTAACTCCTGATCTGCCAAAGAAGGTAAATCGGACTAGACCTAAAGCGCAAACCAATAGACCGGGCATCATCAGGTGA
- the LOC131312398 gene encoding two-pore potassium channel 3-like isoform X2, with the protein MEKDPLLPYISPRRPQPSPPLCSVPENDEISLPLPLNPSEFKERLIFGPSSPPSNDQSSSLVDALTLHVNSPRLSTTPSCSSLDSAFNSDPQNIQSWFNDPNYRWNKSNLHRSKTAPAMATINDVEHASDGKPPQFVSSSIVRQACILLVLYLLFGVIIYALNRDDFVAIETHPVVDALYFCIVTMCTIGYGDITPNSTTTKLFSIMFVLVGFGFIDILLSGMVSYMLDLQENYLLRNVEGVGDRDRRGSIMFDLKKGRMRIRMKVGLALGVVVLCIGIGAAVMHYVEKLVWLDAFYLSVMSVTTVGYGDRAFTSMTGRLFASVWLLVSTLAVARAFLYLAEARVDKRHRKMAKWVLGQDMTVSQFLAADIDNNGFVRWLYLHFF; encoded by the exons ATGGAGAAAGACCCACTTCTTCCGTACATCAGCCCTAGACGGCCACAACCCTCACCACCACTTTGTTCCGTCCCAGAAAACGATGAAATTTCTCTTCCTTTGCCTCTAAACCCATCAGAGTTCAAAGAAAGGCTCATCTTTGGACCCTCTTCTCCACCTTCTAATGATCAATCTTCAAGTCTTGTTGATGCCCTAACCCTACATGTGAACTCTCCAAGACTCTCCACCACCCCTTCTTGTTCTTCCTTAGATTCAGCTTTTAATTCAGACCCACAAAATATTCAGTCTTGGTTCAATGATCCCAATTATAGATGGAACAAAAGTAATCTCCACAGGTCCAAAACTGCACCTGCCATGGCAACAATCAATGACGTTGAGCATGCCTCTGATGGTAAACCCCCTCAGTTTGTTTCTTCCTCTATTGTTCGACAGGCTTGTATTCTTTTGGTTCTCTATCTGCTGTTTGGTGTGATCATATATGCTCTTAATCGCGACGATTTTGTTGCCATCGAGACGCACCCGGTTGTCGATGCTTTGTATTTTTGCATAGTGACAATGTGCACAATTGGATATGGTGACATTACCCCTAATAGTACCACGACGAAGTTGTTTTCGATAATGTTTGTGCTGGTGGGGTTTGGGTTTATCGATATTTTGCTTTCCGGGATGGTCAGTTACATGCTTGATTTGCAAGAAAACTATCTTTTGAGAAATGTAGAAGGCGTTGGAGACAGGGACAGGCGGGGGTCAATTATGTTCGACTTAAAGAAAGGGAGGATGAGGATTAGAATGAAGGTGGGATTGGCTTTGGGAGTTGTGGTTCTTTGTATTGGGATTGGAGCTGCCGTAATGCATTATGTGGAGAAGCTGGTATGGTTGGATGCATTCTATCTTTCGGTTATGTCAGTCACGACAGTTGGGTATGGTGACAGGGCGTTCACATCCATGACCGGTCGGCTTTTTGCATCGGTTTGGCTGCTTGTATCGACACTTGCTGTTGCTAGGGCTTTTCTGTACTTGGCGGAGGCAAGAGTGGATAAGCGGCATAGAAAGATGGCCAAATGGGTGCTCGGTCAGGACATGACGGTCTCTCAGTTTCTTGCTGCTGACATTGACAATAATGGTTTTGTGAG GTGGCTCTACTTGCATTTTTTCTGA
- the LOC131312398 gene encoding two-pore potassium channel 3-like isoform X1, giving the protein MEKDPLLPYISPRRPQPSPPLCSVPENDEISLPLPLNPSEFKERLIFGPSSPPSNDQSSSLVDALTLHVNSPRLSTTPSCSSLDSAFNSDPQNIQSWFNDPNYRWNKSNLHRSKTAPAMATINDVEHASDGKPPQFVSSSIVRQACILLVLYLLFGVIIYALNRDDFVAIETHPVVDALYFCIVTMCTIGYGDITPNSTTTKLFSIMFVLVGFGFIDILLSGMVSYMLDLQENYLLRNVEGVGDRDRRGSIMFDLKKGRMRIRMKVGLALGVVVLCIGIGAAVMHYVEKLVWLDAFYLSVMSVTTVGYGDRAFTSMTGRLFASVWLLVSTLAVARAFLYLAEARVDKRHRKMAKWVLGQDMTVSQFLAADIDNNGFVSKSEFVIYKLKEMGKVSDKDIMQICKKFDRLDTGNCGKITLGDLMEGYH; this is encoded by the exons ATGGAGAAAGACCCACTTCTTCCGTACATCAGCCCTAGACGGCCACAACCCTCACCACCACTTTGTTCCGTCCCAGAAAACGATGAAATTTCTCTTCCTTTGCCTCTAAACCCATCAGAGTTCAAAGAAAGGCTCATCTTTGGACCCTCTTCTCCACCTTCTAATGATCAATCTTCAAGTCTTGTTGATGCCCTAACCCTACATGTGAACTCTCCAAGACTCTCCACCACCCCTTCTTGTTCTTCCTTAGATTCAGCTTTTAATTCAGACCCACAAAATATTCAGTCTTGGTTCAATGATCCCAATTATAGATGGAACAAAAGTAATCTCCACAGGTCCAAAACTGCACCTGCCATGGCAACAATCAATGACGTTGAGCATGCCTCTGATGGTAAACCCCCTCAGTTTGTTTCTTCCTCTATTGTTCGACAGGCTTGTATTCTTTTGGTTCTCTATCTGCTGTTTGGTGTGATCATATATGCTCTTAATCGCGACGATTTTGTTGCCATCGAGACGCACCCGGTTGTCGATGCTTTGTATTTTTGCATAGTGACAATGTGCACAATTGGATATGGTGACATTACCCCTAATAGTACCACGACGAAGTTGTTTTCGATAATGTTTGTGCTGGTGGGGTTTGGGTTTATCGATATTTTGCTTTCCGGGATGGTCAGTTACATGCTTGATTTGCAAGAAAACTATCTTTTGAGAAATGTAGAAGGCGTTGGAGACAGGGACAGGCGGGGGTCAATTATGTTCGACTTAAAGAAAGGGAGGATGAGGATTAGAATGAAGGTGGGATTGGCTTTGGGAGTTGTGGTTCTTTGTATTGGGATTGGAGCTGCCGTAATGCATTATGTGGAGAAGCTGGTATGGTTGGATGCATTCTATCTTTCGGTTATGTCAGTCACGACAGTTGGGTATGGTGACAGGGCGTTCACATCCATGACCGGTCGGCTTTTTGCATCGGTTTGGCTGCTTGTATCGACACTTGCTGTTGCTAGGGCTTTTCTGTACTTGGCGGAGGCAAGAGTGGATAAGCGGCATAGAAAGATGGCCAAATGGGTGCTCGGTCAGGACATGACGGTCTCTCAGTTTCTTGCTGCTGACATTGACAATAATGGTTTTGTGAG TAAATCGGAATTCGTTATATACAAGCTTAAGGAGATGGGAAAGGTTTCAGACAAAGACATCATGCAGATCTGCAAAAAGTTCGATCGACTAGACACCGGCAACTGTGGCAAGATTACTCTTGGGGATCTCATGGAAGGTTATCATTGA
- the LOC131312397 gene encoding probable methyltransferase At1g29790 yields the protein MGFTMGLNMLLLLAMVATNLLSLYHLSSTLQSRPPAPPPVPDHLLRQLHTIRATINHLTRLNHPTPAATTVKPTKSPTPSDLLIYTHLSPIASACHLHPDLLHAYMTYSPFSLCPPDPNNIAETLILRGCHPLPRRRCFSISPHKPQSSLSSHPFSPLPKTWTQKYPNNGFDMESEKDKFVAYKTDLDLPTSQLFRIARDSGFSIRLGLDVGGGTGTFAARMKVDMNATVVTTTMNWGAPYNEAVAARGLVPVHVPLQQRLPVFDGVLDLVRCGRAVNRWIPLAAMEFLLYDVDRVLRGGGYLWLDRFFSKGVDLDRVYGPLIGKLGYKKVKWAVANKSDSSGVKNGEVYLTALLQKPLSK from the coding sequence ATGGGTTTCACAATGGGCCTCAACATGCTCCTCCTACTGGCAATGGTGGCCACcaacctcctctctctctaccacCTATCCTCCACCCTCCAGTCCcgcccccccgccccccctccCGTCCCCGACCACCTCCTCCGCCAGCTCCACACCATACGCGCCACCATCAACCACCTCACGCGCCTCAACCACCCCACCCCCGCCGCCACCACAGTAAAACCCACCAAATCCCCCACCCCTTCAGACCTCCTCATCTACACCCACCTCTCCCCCATCGCCTCCGCCTGCCACCTCCACCCTGACCTCCTCCACGCCTACATGACCTactctccattctctctctgcCCTCCTGACCCCAACAACATCGCCGAAACCCTAATCCTCCGCGGCTGCCACCCCCTCCCCCGCCGCCGCTGCTTCTCTATCTCCCCGCATAAAccccaatcctctctctcctcacacCCTTTCTCCCCCCTGCCCAAGACGTGGACCCAGAAATACCCTAACAATGGGTTTGACATGGAATCTGAGAAAGACAAGTTCGTGGCGTACAAGACGGATCTAGACCTTCCAACGTCCCAGCTGTTTCGAATCGCGAGGGATTCGGGGTTTTCGATCCGGCTAGGGTTAGACGTGGGAGGGGGGACGGGCACGTTCGCCGCGCGCATGAAGGTGGATATGAACGCGACGGTGGTCACGACGACGATGAACTGGGGGGCGCCCTACAACGAGGCGGTGGCGGCGAGGGGGCTGGTGCCGGTGCACGTGCCGCTGCAGCAGCGGCTTCCGGTGTTCGACGGGGTCCTGGATCTGGTGAGGTGCGGGCGGGCGGTGAACCGGTGGATACCCCTGGCGGCAATGGAGTTCTTGCTTTACGACGTGGATAGGGTTTTGAGGGGTGGTGGGTATTTGTGGCTGGACAGGTTTTTTAGCAAAGGGGTGGATTTGGATAGGGTTTACGGGCCGTTGATCGGGAAGTTGGGGTATAAGAAGGTGAAGTGGGCAGTGGCGAATAAGAGCGATTCGAGCGGGGTGAAGAATGGGGAGGTTTACTTGACTGCTCTTTTGCAGAAGCCTCTTTCAAAATGA